The proteins below come from a single Pseudomonadota bacterium genomic window:
- a CDS encoding SMP-30/gluconolactonase/LRE family protein has translation MTRSIPALLLLAAIACGEKPEPMYGDGGASDSDTDGDFDCAAVPTPPFSFNTITNVVSGEDFVFDDEGNLIGMEGGSLFKSTKTGGSTLWVAGAGCVSGLRALPSGDVVCNGSDTLVHIDGETGAATTVATSLAYPNGIEVDLRGYAYVSEQNSGEVTKIDPVTGETWTIATGLNAPNGLTFSPDYRTLYVGSFCGGNIYKIEFDAAGQPGPASVFISASDPDGVAGGMTGCFDGMGVDCCGNVYVCDYGIIRVYRISPDGGTIEIAADLSSASSWIPNMQWGSGLGGWDEMNLYVIDISSAVYEIPVGVPSKYREYP, from the coding sequence ATGACCCGCTCGATCCCGGCGCTGCTCCTGCTCGCGGCGATCGCCTGCGGCGAGAAGCCCGAGCCGATGTACGGCGACGGCGGGGCGTCGGACTCGGACACGGACGGCGATTTCGACTGCGCCGCGGTGCCGACGCCGCCGTTCTCGTTCAACACCATCACGAACGTCGTTTCCGGCGAGGACTTCGTCTTCGACGACGAGGGGAACCTCATCGGGATGGAGGGCGGCTCGCTGTTCAAGTCCACCAAGACCGGCGGATCGACGCTGTGGGTCGCGGGCGCCGGGTGCGTGTCCGGCCTTCGCGCGCTCCCGAGCGGCGACGTCGTGTGCAACGGTTCGGACACGCTCGTCCACATAGACGGAGAGACCGGCGCCGCGACGACCGTCGCCACCTCTCTCGCCTACCCCAACGGCATCGAGGTCGATCTTCGCGGCTACGCGTACGTCTCGGAGCAGAACTCGGGCGAGGTCACGAAGATCGACCCCGTCACCGGGGAGACCTGGACGATCGCGACCGGGCTGAACGCGCCGAACGGACTGACCTTCAGCCCCGACTACCGGACGCTGTACGTCGGCAGCTTCTGCGGCGGCAACATCTACAAGATCGAGTTCGATGCCGCGGGTCAGCCCGGTCCGGCGAGCGTCTTCATCAGCGCCTCGGACCCGGACGGCGTCGCGGGCGGGATGACCGGCTGCTTCGACGGCATGGGCGTGGACTGCTGCGGGAACGTCTACGTCTGCGACTACGGCATCATCCGCGTCTACCGCATCTCGCCCGACGGCGGGACTATCGAGATCGCGGCCGATCTCAGCTCCGCGTCGTCGTGGATCCCGAACATGCAGTGGGGCTCCGGCCTCGGCGGCTGGGACGAAATGAACCTCTACGTCATTGACATCTCGAGCGCGGTGTACGAGATCCCGGTCGGCGTCCCGAGCAAGTATCGGGAGTACCCCTGA
- a CDS encoding M20/M25/M40 family metallo-hydrolase — MSQRMIDQFLEMVRIDSESGEEARMMEYLLGAVANAGGTAELDSYGNLIGRFPALGCAGVAPLLLSCHGDTVKPGKGIRPVLEGGVIRSSGDTILGADDKAGIAEVLEAMRTSTVRPPVELAVSRQEETGLQGVKNLDFSKLSAKRGFLMDNDTLETIVIGGPSYFAIDVAVTGKAAHAGMEPEKGINAIFAAARAIAALRLGRLDGETTANVGIIEGGMIRNGVPASCTFKAECRAAVHEKGAALAEELAGTIRREVEAAGAKVTIAIDNMCRAVRIPEASWTVDVAKKALRTVGVEAKCVFITGFTDASIYNNKGIEMAVVGIGAQNEHSTDECIAVADMEKAVKALVEMLRIAAQ, encoded by the coding sequence CGGCGCGGTCGCGAACGCCGGCGGCACCGCAGAGCTCGATTCCTACGGCAACCTGATAGGCCGCTTCCCGGCGCTCGGCTGCGCGGGCGTCGCGCCTTTGCTGCTCTCGTGCCACGGCGACACGGTCAAGCCGGGCAAGGGGATCCGACCCGTGCTCGAAGGAGGTGTGATCCGCTCGTCCGGCGACACCATCCTCGGCGCCGACGACAAGGCGGGGATCGCGGAGGTGCTCGAGGCGATGCGCACCTCGACCGTGCGCCCGCCCGTCGAGCTCGCGGTCAGCCGGCAGGAGGAGACCGGCCTGCAGGGCGTCAAGAACCTCGACTTCTCCAAGCTCTCGGCGAAGCGCGGCTTCCTGATGGACAACGACACGCTCGAGACGATCGTGATAGGCGGGCCGTCCTACTTCGCCATCGACGTGGCGGTCACGGGCAAGGCCGCGCACGCGGGCATGGAGCCGGAGAAGGGGATCAACGCGATCTTCGCCGCGGCGCGCGCCATCGCCGCGCTGCGCCTCGGGCGGCTCGACGGCGAGACGACCGCCAACGTCGGGATCATCGAGGGCGGCATGATCCGCAACGGCGTGCCGGCGAGCTGCACGTTCAAGGCCGAGTGCCGCGCCGCGGTTCACGAGAAGGGGGCGGCGCTCGCCGAGGAGCTGGCGGGAACGATAAGGAGAGAGGTGGAGGCGGCGGGCGCGAAGGTGACGATCGCGATCGACAACATGTGCCGGGCGGTCCGGATTCCGGAGGCGTCGTGGACCGTGGACGTGGCCAAGAAAGCGCTCCGCACGGTCGGTGTCGAGGCGAAGTGCGTGTTCATCACCGGGTTCACGGACGCGTCGATCTACAACAACAAGGGGATCGAGATGGCCGTGGTCGGGATCGGCGCACAGAACGAGCACTCCACCGATGAGTGCATCGCGGTCGCCGACATGGAGAAGGCGGTCAAGGCGCTCGTCGAGATGCTGCGGATAGCGGCGCAGTGA